One segment of Acidianus sp. HS-5 DNA contains the following:
- a CDS encoding biotin carboxylase N-terminal domain-containing protein → MPPFGKVLVANRGEIAVRVMKAIKEMGMKAVAVYSEADKYALHVKYADEAYYIGKAPALDSYLNIDHIVDAAEKAHVDAVHPGYGFLSENADFAAAVEKAGITFIGPSSEVMNKIKDKLDGKRVAKMAGVPIAPGSDGPVSSLDEALKLAEKIGYPIMVKAASGGGGVGITRVDNPDQLTDVWERNKRLAYQAFGKADLYIEKYAVNPRHIEFQLIGDKYGDYVVAWERECTIQRRNQKLIEEAPSPALKMEEREKMFEPIIKFGQIINYFTMGTFETAFSDATRDFYFLELNKRLQVEHPTTELIFRIDLVKLQINIAAGEHLPFTQEELNRRVRGSAIEYRINAEDALNNFTGSSGYVTYYKEPTGPGVRVDSGVESGSWVPPFYDSLVSKLIVYGESRAYAIQAGIRALNDYKIGGIKTTIELYKWIMRDPDFQEAKFSTSYIAQKTEQFNKYLREQEELRAALALEIQSRGLNRQGANTLTNSQRQPKSAWKSYGLISQSSSRVMW, encoded by the coding sequence ATGCCTCCTTTTGGTAAAGTCCTCGTTGCTAATAGAGGAGAAATAGCAGTCAGAGTAATGAAAGCAATAAAAGAAATGGGAATGAAAGCAGTTGCAGTCTACTCAGAGGCAGATAAGTATGCATTACACGTTAAATATGCTGATGAAGCTTACTACATAGGTAAGGCTCCAGCTTTAGATAGTTATTTGAATATTGATCACATAGTTGATGCGGCAGAAAAAGCTCATGTAGACGCAGTACATCCTGGCTATGGATTCCTTTCTGAAAACGCTGACTTTGCAGCTGCAGTAGAGAAGGCAGGGATAACATTTATCGGCCCATCATCAGAAGTTATGAACAAGATAAAGGACAAATTAGACGGTAAAAGAGTTGCAAAAATGGCTGGAGTTCCTATAGCTCCAGGTTCCGACGGCCCGGTAAGCTCTCTAGATGAGGCTCTTAAGCTCGCTGAGAAAATAGGTTATCCTATAATGGTAAAGGCAGCTAGCGGAGGTGGAGGAGTAGGAATTACCAGAGTTGATAATCCAGATCAATTAACTGATGTGTGGGAGAGGAATAAGAGATTAGCTTATCAAGCATTCGGTAAAGCAGACCTATATATAGAGAAATACGCAGTTAATCCTAGACATATTGAATTCCAGTTAATAGGAGATAAATACGGTGATTACGTAGTAGCTTGGGAGAGAGAATGTACTATCCAGAGGAGAAACCAGAAATTAATAGAGGAAGCGCCTTCTCCTGCATTGAAAATGGAAGAAAGAGAAAAGATGTTTGAGCCTATAATTAAGTTCGGTCAAATAATAAATTATTTCACTATGGGTACTTTTGAAACTGCATTTTCTGACGCTACTAGAGATTTTTACTTCCTAGAATTAAATAAGAGATTACAAGTAGAGCACCCAACTACTGAATTAATTTTCAGAATAGATTTAGTTAAACTTCAAATCAATATAGCGGCAGGAGAACATTTACCATTTACACAAGAGGAACTTAATAGGAGAGTTAGAGGCTCTGCGATAGAATATAGAATAAACGCTGAAGATGCTTTGAACAATTTCACGGGCAGTTCTGGATATGTTACTTATTATAAGGAACCCACAGGCCCTGGAGTTAGAGTAGACAGTGGCGTTGAGTCAGGAAGCTGGGTTCCACCATTTTATGATTCTTTAGTGTCTAAGCTTATTGTGTACGGCGAAAGCAGAGCATACGCAATCCAAGCTGGAATAAGGGCCTTAAACGATTATAAAATAGGTGGAATAAAGACTACAATAGAATTATATAAGTGGATTATGAGGGATCCAGACTTCCAAGAAGCTAAGTTCTCTACATCGTATATTGCACAGAAAACCGAACAATTTAACAAATATTTGAGAGAACAAGAAGAGTTAAGAGCGGCTTTAGCTTTGGAAATCCAGAGCAGGGGATTAAATAGACAAGGAGCTAATACACTAACGAATTCTCAAAGACAACCTAAGTCAGCGTGGAAATCTTACGGTTTGATTTCCCAGTCCTCTTCTAGGGTGATGTGGTAA
- a CDS encoding ABC transporter permease subunit, with the protein MLDIGLAIYDTLLTLSRVFIDIALSIITGWFLGYAAIKSKTFENIYISLSEIFESVPVISFFPVVLIFFVFTIGGSLGIELAVLFLVFTAVVWNIWMGIYQAFKTVPSEMDEVVRNYRFGFMGRMIRLYIPFSIPRIAANLIPSFADALFYITVSEVFSIGTKCYQVPGIGTLIAQYTAEGNYADAIYALIILAIFTTTITLLLREFAEYSVKKYGLDTETSLNSFKRGRFRIRYSARLSNSKGVFSKLGKYLAKPPYFTRHTTVTEDEEEEKKKRIPLNIISAGIGIVLLAVILYGAFSIIVSVKPSTWSYLISTIPQDLIELGVDYLRVGIIALVSFIFAAFVGYYVARHIIADRVIVPIIQTFSAFPAPAYFPLLYGFTYTYVSSVLGPFTNEFYVLLLGFVSTFYYVFYSFWIGVKNLPSEYWELMDNLKLGFWTKMRRIILPATFPYIIAGLSSTINSAWGGLAIGEYWSDIYQSQTLEVKTGLMKALALADNQGNLPLVGWLSLIFAIVVVIYSVLFTRKMMDLARNKYVAEEGIYAA; encoded by the coding sequence ATGCTTGATATAGGGCTTGCAATTTATGATACCCTCCTAACTTTAAGCAGAGTCTTTATAGACATAGCTTTATCAATAATAACAGGATGGTTTCTAGGATATGCTGCAATAAAAAGTAAAACTTTTGAGAATATTTATATTTCGTTATCGGAAATCTTTGAATCCGTCCCCGTTATTTCCTTCTTCCCAGTAGTCTTAATTTTCTTCGTATTTACAATAGGAGGAAGTTTAGGAATAGAACTTGCAGTACTGTTTTTAGTATTTACTGCAGTTGTCTGGAATATTTGGATGGGAATTTATCAAGCATTTAAAACAGTTCCTTCAGAAATGGATGAGGTAGTAAGGAATTACAGATTCGGATTTATGGGAAGAATGATAAGGCTTTATATTCCATTTTCAATCCCCAGAATTGCAGCAAACTTAATTCCCAGTTTTGCAGACGCCTTATTTTACATCACTGTGAGTGAAGTTTTTAGCATAGGTACAAAATGTTACCAGGTACCAGGAATAGGAACTTTAATAGCTCAGTATACAGCAGAAGGAAATTATGCTGATGCGATTTATGCTTTAATAATCTTAGCTATTTTCACTACAACAATAACTCTCCTATTGAGAGAGTTTGCAGAGTATTCCGTCAAAAAATATGGTCTAGATACCGAGACCTCGTTAAACTCTTTTAAGAGGGGGAGATTTAGAATAAGATATTCAGCTAGATTAAGCAATTCTAAAGGAGTATTTTCCAAACTGGGTAAGTACTTAGCTAAACCACCGTACTTTACAAGGCATACTACAGTTACAGAAGACGAAGAAGAAGAGAAAAAGAAAAGAATTCCACTTAATATTATTTCTGCAGGGATAGGAATTGTTCTCCTAGCTGTAATTCTATACGGTGCGTTCTCTATAATAGTTTCCGTTAAGCCTTCAACGTGGAGCTACTTAATTTCTACTATACCTCAGGATTTGATAGAATTAGGTGTAGACTATTTGAGAGTTGGAATAATTGCCTTAGTATCTTTCATATTTGCTGCATTTGTAGGATATTATGTTGCAAGACATATTATTGCTGACAGAGTAATCGTTCCAATAATACAGACTTTCTCAGCCTTTCCTGCACCTGCATACTTCCCGTTACTTTACGGTTTTACTTACACATATGTAAGTTCAGTTCTAGGGCCATTTACTAACGAGTTTTATGTTTTACTTTTAGGTTTTGTCTCAACATTCTATTATGTATTTTACAGCTTCTGGATAGGAGTAAAGAACCTTCCATCAGAATACTGGGAATTAATGGATAATCTAAAGTTAGGATTCTGGACTAAAATGAGGAGAATAATATTACCAGCCACATTCCCATATATAATAGCTGGTCTAAGTAGTACAATAAACAGTGCTTGGGGAGGTTTAGCAATAGGAGAATATTGGTCAGATATTTATCAGTCTCAGACCCTAGAGGTTAAGACGGGATTAATGAAGGCTTTAGCATTAGCAGATAATCAAGGTAACCTTCCTTTAGTCGGTTGGCTTTCGTTAATATTTGCAATTGTTGTGGTAATATATTCCGTGTTATTCACTAGGAAAATGATGGATTTAGCTAGAAATAAATATGTAGCAGAAGAGGGAATATATGCAGCATAG
- a CDS encoding ABC transporter ATP-binding protein gives METYDDELIAIIGPSGIGKSTLLRILGGFVKPDHGEVRLLGKKITQPTPKIALIHQSIVTFPWFTALENVKLGLKYKKLPKEKEDEIARKMLELVGLSGFEDFYPKQMSGGMRQRVAIARALAADPIVLLMDEPFAHLDELTAEGLRREIYSILFNQDTSLRSAVLVSHNLNEVIELADRVYVLNGRPASVVGEVKIELDRPRKPKDDKFQAYLDQLYSLLTPVEKSVEQKNRGNENA, from the coding sequence ATAGAGACTTACGATGATGAATTAATAGCTATAATAGGTCCTTCAGGAATAGGAAAATCTACTTTATTAAGAATTCTGGGTGGTTTTGTTAAGCCCGATCACGGAGAAGTTAGATTATTAGGAAAGAAAATAACTCAGCCTACTCCTAAGATAGCTTTGATACACCAGTCTATCGTGACTTTCCCTTGGTTTACTGCGTTGGAAAACGTAAAGCTCGGATTAAAGTATAAGAAGTTACCAAAAGAAAAAGAGGACGAAATAGCTAGGAAAATGTTAGAGCTAGTTGGTCTTTCGGGTTTTGAAGATTTTTATCCTAAGCAAATGAGTGGAGGAATGCGACAAAGAGTAGCAATAGCCAGAGCTTTAGCAGCAGACCCAATAGTTCTGTTAATGGACGAACCCTTTGCTCACTTGGATGAATTAACTGCTGAAGGTCTTAGAAGAGAAATTTACTCAATTTTGTTCAATCAGGATACATCTTTGAGGTCAGCGGTTTTAGTATCTCACAACTTGAATGAAGTTATTGAATTGGCAGATAGGGTTTACGTTTTGAACGGTAGGCCTGCTAGCGTAGTAGGTGAAGTTAAGATAGAACTCGATAGGCCTAGAAAGCCTAAGGATGACAAGTTTCAAGCTTATCTCGACCAGCTTTATTCTCTACTAACTCCGGTGGAGAAGAGCGTAGAACAAAAGAATAGGGGTAATGAAAATGCTTGA
- a CDS encoding thioesterase family protein: MEFLEKKFIVKPEYSASKVSSGAVDVLSTPCLIAFTEDVSFTLLQEKLKDGLTSVGYHVDVKHLAPAPIGAEVIVRSSIIKEEGKKVTFRVEAFYKDKKIAEGIHERVIVNKEEFMKRVG, encoded by the coding sequence ATGGAATTTTTAGAGAAAAAATTCATAGTAAAACCCGAGTATTCCGCATCTAAGGTTTCTAGCGGTGCAGTAGACGTTCTATCAACACCTTGCTTAATAGCTTTCACGGAAGACGTATCTTTCACTCTACTCCAAGAGAAACTTAAAGATGGTCTAACGAGCGTAGGCTATCACGTTGATGTAAAACATTTGGCTCCGGCTCCCATAGGAGCAGAAGTAATAGTCAGATCAAGTATAATAAAGGAAGAAGGTAAAAAGGTCACTTTCAGAGTTGAGGCGTTTTACAAAGATAAAAAGATAGCCGAAGGAATACACGAGAGGGTAATAGTAAACAAGGAAGAGTTCATGAAAAGGGTTGGATAA
- a CDS encoding DEAD/DEAH box helicase, with the protein MNELQKIFEEKYEEGKNFLISAPTGSGKTYLAKEILLNTKGISVYVSPLKALSREVYDDIRDKRDTKYVDSDVYEDDLRNFKSKTLLSTYEKFDSSIRHKYSWLRKVEVIVIDELHNVESDRGLAIENIVLWAKRNNVQIIGLSATLPNIKKYTDWLKSEVIEYNKRAVPLHECIAYPYVIRCYDNDFTIPLEPLNGIRSEKLEILVPTLKYIIKQGKNALVFVRSRKSTENLAETLRKFGFNASHYHSGIPLEDRREIVEMLKKGEINVVVSTTALGQGVNLPVYATIFYDTVLPESDENGNLKGWRDLNLMEFKQMAGRAGRPGFDKEGMSIIISTSMRKAEELKKKYFSSSYDEEKNTYSLDDLSLGVISWREGYTKDDLLEILKGSLKFSKVGDEEFDKSLSTLKEVNLIEENEGIFLTPLGKAVSLSYIDINLLKGFQIISSDLLTTVVSSNAVAQELRGCKCGRELLKKWSEGEDFSSLCKNLSAKDINEVISNARWISFALYRVLKALSKNDESKEALKLYYQIKYGVPFEGVRLAKLGLDRGTVMRLLEKKIKDENELCIKIFTPQLKILIKERGYDPAGICRRIYSENLDVYEMARIVTKYYGKEFDGSKADGDILDRLISMGIVEKRVMKEKDGKKKTMYFIQPFS; encoded by the coding sequence GTGAACGAACTACAGAAGATATTCGAGGAAAAATACGAAGAAGGGAAGAATTTTCTAATTTCAGCACCTACAGGTTCTGGGAAAACTTACTTAGCTAAGGAAATACTTCTTAATACTAAAGGAATTTCAGTTTACGTTTCACCGTTAAAGGCATTATCTAGAGAAGTTTATGACGACATAAGGGATAAGAGAGATACTAAATATGTAGATTCAGACGTTTATGAAGATGATCTCAGGAATTTTAAAAGCAAAACTTTACTTTCAACTTATGAGAAATTTGACAGTTCTATAAGGCATAAATACAGTTGGTTGAGAAAAGTTGAAGTAATAGTAATCGATGAGTTACATAATGTAGAAAGCGATAGAGGATTAGCAATAGAGAATATAGTACTCTGGGCAAAGAGGAACAACGTCCAAATCATAGGCTTAAGTGCAACTTTGCCAAACATAAAAAAATACACAGATTGGCTAAAATCTGAAGTAATAGAATATAATAAAAGAGCTGTTCCTCTCCATGAATGCATTGCTTATCCTTACGTAATAAGGTGTTACGATAATGATTTTACAATACCTTTAGAACCGCTGAACGGAATAAGGAGTGAAAAACTTGAAATTCTAGTCCCTACGTTAAAATACATAATTAAACAAGGAAAGAACGCATTAGTTTTCGTCAGGAGCAGGAAATCTACAGAAAACCTAGCTGAAACCTTAAGAAAATTTGGTTTCAATGCTTCTCATTATCATAGCGGTATTCCTTTAGAAGACAGAAGAGAGATAGTTGAGATGCTAAAGAAAGGAGAAATAAACGTAGTAGTTTCTACTACTGCACTAGGCCAAGGAGTAAATTTGCCGGTTTATGCTACTATCTTTTACGATACTGTACTACCTGAGTCAGACGAGAATGGTAACTTGAAAGGATGGAGGGATTTAAACTTAATGGAATTTAAACAAATGGCAGGGAGAGCAGGAAGACCAGGGTTTGACAAGGAAGGAATGAGTATAATTATTTCAACCTCAATGAGAAAGGCAGAGGAATTAAAGAAGAAATATTTCTCTTCTTCCTACGATGAAGAAAAGAATACTTACTCATTAGATGACTTGTCGTTAGGAGTAATTTCTTGGAGGGAAGGATACACTAAGGATGATCTCCTTGAGATTTTAAAAGGAAGCTTAAAGTTCAGTAAGGTAGGAGACGAGGAGTTCGATAAAAGTTTAAGTACACTAAAGGAAGTTAACTTGATCGAGGAAAATGAAGGAATATTTTTAACGCCTTTAGGTAAAGCCGTTTCTTTAAGTTATATTGATATTAACCTCTTAAAAGGATTTCAAATAATTTCATCTGACCTATTAACTACTGTGGTTTCATCGAATGCAGTAGCCCAAGAGCTTAGAGGTTGCAAATGCGGAAGGGAACTATTGAAGAAGTGGAGCGAAGGAGAGGACTTCTCTTCTCTATGTAAAAATTTGTCTGCCAAGGACATTAATGAGGTAATAAGTAACGCTAGGTGGATTTCCTTTGCTTTATATAGAGTATTAAAAGCCCTAAGTAAAAACGACGAATCTAAGGAAGCGTTAAAACTGTATTATCAAATAAAATATGGAGTTCCATTTGAAGGAGTTAGGTTAGCTAAATTAGGTTTAGATAGAGGTACAGTAATGAGATTGCTTGAGAAGAAGATAAAGGATGAAAATGAACTTTGCATAAAGATATTTACGCCTCAGCTTAAGATATTAATTAAAGAAAGAGGTTATGATCCTGCAGGAATCTGTAGGAGAATATACAGTGAAAACCTCGATGTATACGAGATGGCAAGAATCGTAACAAAATATTATGGGAAAGAATTTGACGGAAGTAAAGCTGATGGAGATATTCTTGATAGGCTTATTTCCATGGGCATAGTTGAGAAGAGAGTAATGAAGGAAAAAGATGGTAAGAAAAAAACAATGTATTTTATCCAACCCTTTTCATGA
- a CDS encoding DsrE family protein produces MYKVIVQVKDEERVPQAIKSVINLYNDLKDVQIEVVFHQSAIRALVKGNPNEDYVEKMITSGINVVGCMNSINALNLKVESLIKGISIVTAGVGEIVRKQAEGWIYLSL; encoded by the coding sequence ATGTATAAAGTTATAGTTCAAGTAAAGGATGAAGAAAGAGTTCCTCAAGCAATAAAATCTGTTATAAATTTATACAACGATTTAAAAGACGTTCAAATAGAAGTGGTTTTTCACCAATCTGCTATAAGGGCTTTAGTTAAAGGAAATCCAAACGAGGATTATGTTGAAAAAATGATAACTTCAGGAATCAATGTTGTAGGTTGCATGAACAGTATTAATGCACTTAACCTTAAAGTTGAGTCGCTAATAAAAGGTATTTCGATAGTTACTGCAGGAGTAGGAGAGATTGTAAGAAAACAAGCGGAAGGCTGGATATACCTAAGCCTTTAA
- a CDS encoding ATP-binding cassette domain-containing protein yields MLEYVSVYGDILNDFSSKVESNLGILGQRDSGKEEIIFYSLLLKKPKKGKILLDGNEIKEDNANNIRWKEISAVFYNPYSMFNPIYNIASHFAEIAVSHNIGNYSFSLDIAKEFIKILGLNSSILEKFSYQLTPLEAKKVSLALATFLEPKYVLIDDIEFGINDNGRAVIINSIIDLESILSSKFIVLDNDPAVISRISDEFVVLYRGKIVERGVNINEVYHPYTLDLIRGEISINHLGKGCPYSENCRYSSSKCKEKEPEETRVGNNNVKCLLYSWLK; encoded by the coding sequence ATGCTAGAGTACGTAAGTGTTTACGGCGATATACTTAATGATTTTTCATCAAAAGTTGAAAGCAATTTAGGAATACTGGGTCAAAGAGATAGCGGTAAGGAGGAAATAATATTTTATTCATTGCTTTTGAAAAAGCCGAAGAAAGGTAAGATATTACTTGATGGTAATGAAATTAAAGAAGATAATGCCAATAACATAAGATGGAAGGAAATTTCAGCAGTATTTTACAATCCTTATTCTATGTTTAATCCAATTTATAATATAGCTTCTCATTTTGCTGAAATAGCAGTATCTCATAACATAGGAAATTACAGTTTTTCTTTAGATATTGCAAAAGAATTTATAAAAATTTTAGGACTTAACTCATCTATCTTGGAGAAATTCTCTTACCAATTGACCCCTTTAGAGGCTAAGAAAGTCTCTTTGGCTTTAGCTACTTTCTTAGAACCTAAATATGTTTTAATTGATGATATAGAGTTTGGTATCAATGATAATGGTAGAGCAGTAATAATCAATTCAATAATAGATTTAGAAAGTATTTTATCATCAAAATTCATAGTTTTAGATAACGATCCTGCAGTAATCTCAAGAATCTCTGATGAATTCGTCGTCCTTTATAGAGGTAAAATAGTTGAACGTGGAGTTAATATAAATGAAGTATATCATCCTTATACTTTGGACTTAATAAGGGGTGAAATCTCAATTAATCATTTAGGCAAAGGTTGTCCTTATAGTGAAAACTGCAGGTATTCCTCCTCTAAGTGTAAGGAGAAGGAGCCTGAAGAGACAAGGGTAGGTAATAATAACGTAAAATGTTTGCTTTACTCGTGGTTAAAATGA
- a CDS encoding peptide ABC transporter permease gives MIKVYVSLLFLIFVISGFFTFYELPQGRQLHCPCPSYPLGTYINGENMINMNAEAIINTLIFGIAAGIVETSIAVIYGSIAGLMGGKTRTVMVRISDSINIIPRILLLLSLVLIYGVPTGTSLKANFFITAVLVGLTGWANYARQVSEYLFTSSGLSEIVSKTPFSLLFFSNKEEIYNLSKKFIIPAMIDGISTYTAMGVIAGVGDPRFPTLTTLLTVASRYLPYWWLYLPPALFRAIVIVLLYLISDNLK, from the coding sequence ATGATTAAAGTTTACGTTTCCCTATTGTTCCTTATATTTGTAATTTCGGGATTTTTTACATTTTATGAATTGCCTCAAGGTAGGCAATTGCACTGTCCTTGTCCTTCTTATCCTTTAGGCACGTACATCAATGGTGAAAATATGATAAACATGAACGCTGAGGCGATAATTAATACGTTAATCTTCGGAATTGCTGCGGGGATCGTGGAAACTTCTATTGCAGTAATTTATGGGTCTATTGCAGGTCTAATGGGAGGCAAGACCAGGACTGTTATGGTAAGAATTTCGGATTCAATAAATATTATACCAAGAATTCTGTTGCTCTTGTCACTAGTCTTAATTTATGGAGTGCCAACGGGAACTTCGTTAAAGGCTAATTTTTTCATTACTGCAGTACTGGTAGGCTTAACGGGCTGGGCAAACTACGCAAGACAGGTTAGCGAATACCTATTTACATCTTCTGGCTTAAGCGAGATTGTGTCTAAAACTCCATTTTCACTACTTTTCTTTTCAAATAAGGAAGAGATATATAACCTTTCAAAGAAGTTTATTATCCCTGCTATGATAGACGGAATTTCAACTTATACTGCAATGGGAGTAATAGCAGGAGTAGGGGATCCTAGATTCCCAACTTTAACTACTTTACTCACTGTAGCATCTAGGTATTTACCATATTGGTGGTTATATTTACCTCCTGCATTATTTAGGGCAATAGTTATCGTTTTGCTCTATTTAATTTCAGACAATTTGAAGTGA
- a CDS encoding ABC transporter permease produces the protein MKLGILLFSILLLLSGITISAVSTITKQCELINYGYGSVANPPQEWHDELWSVLNKGIPSAYVILNGTKTVELSNISSVNLNSSYFYVYVVRGYIQPYAYLSPIGLLLIFLGTATGFRGMILLIQERTLGELSKGYAISGSIYKYALKRFSSFIISLLVVSAVVIVLEAIHGVYITRSITELITFSMGYSRHYGISVTSLLLTSLSFTSLLTGIAFALTVYLSPFLVMKAILGSRTINILLRRWKYIGNALASWVIAIGLIYVFHVYLNVLPIGSTREHLIYYLILPLISLFFPFIGIFANRILLNVSKVPQEFIAKGLSRDIIVFRHILGNLTVVTLSSISAAFVEMLIAEFLVEAIFAWPGLGYLIRIGVDYDDFKIVEGVLMIYSSIVILSNFIADVIYGIIDPRVTR, from the coding sequence ATGAAATTAGGAATATTATTATTCTCAATTCTTCTTCTCTTATCGGGAATAACGATCTCTGCAGTTTCTACTATTACGAAGCAATGCGAATTAATAAACTACGGTTACGGTAGTGTCGCTAATCCTCCTCAAGAATGGCATGATGAATTGTGGAGCGTCTTAAATAAAGGTATACCTTCAGCTTATGTTATATTAAACGGAACGAAGACAGTGGAGTTAAGCAACATTTCTTCTGTGAATCTCAATTCTTCCTACTTTTACGTTTACGTAGTAAGGGGATATATTCAACCTTACGCTTATTTATCTCCTATAGGATTGCTTCTAATTTTTCTGGGCACTGCAACTGGCTTTAGAGGGATGATATTGTTAATTCAAGAAAGGACTTTAGGAGAATTATCTAAAGGCTACGCTATTAGCGGGTCTATTTATAAATATGCACTTAAGAGGTTCTCAAGTTTTATAATTTCATTATTAGTAGTTTCAGCAGTTGTAATAGTGCTTGAGGCCATACACGGTGTTTACATAACAAGATCAATTACAGAGTTAATAACGTTCAGCATGGGCTACAGTAGACATTACGGGATTTCCGTAACTTCATTACTTTTAACTTCTTTATCATTCACTAGCTTATTGACAGGGATAGCGTTTGCCTTAACAGTCTATTTAAGTCCTTTCCTTGTAATGAAAGCAATTTTAGGTTCAAGAACAATTAACATACTCCTCAGGAGATGGAAGTACATAGGTAATGCATTAGCATCTTGGGTTATAGCAATAGGCTTAATTTATGTATTTCATGTTTATTTAAATGTACTACCTATAGGCTCCACAAGGGAACATTTAATATATTATTTAATTTTACCTTTGATTTCTTTGTTCTTTCCGTTTATAGGAATTTTTGCTAATAGGATACTATTAAATGTAAGTAAAGTACCTCAAGAATTTATTGCCAAAGGATTAAGCAGAGATATTATTGTATTTAGGCATATTTTAGGAAACTTAACTGTAGTAACTCTCTCTAGCATTTCTGCTGCATTTGTTGAAATGCTAATAGCGGAATTTTTAGTTGAAGCAATCTTTGCTTGGCCAGGTTTAGGTTACTTAATACGAATAGGCGTAGATTACGACGACTTTAAGATAGTTGAAGGCGTTTTAATGATTTACTCAAGCATTGTTATTCTGTCCAATTTTATTGCAGATGTGATTTACGGCATAATTGATCCGAGGGTTACAAGATGA